A stretch of the Rhizobium sullae genome encodes the following:
- the ansP gene encoding L-asparagine permease: MTVMEKSRPDDATAIFDKRRWLESHEADYHKALGNRQVQMIAIGGAIGTGLFLGAGARLQAAGPSLAIVYLVCGAFSFLILRALGELVLHRPSSGSFVSYAREFLGEKASFVAGWMYFLNWAMTGIVDITAVALYMHYWDVFAGLPQWVSALGALLIVGSMNLVGVKWFAEMEFWFALIKVSAILLFLAVGTFFLGTGMEVAGSATGLHLISENGGLFPNGLLPALVLVQGVVFAFAGVELVGTAAGECSDAKTILPRAINSVIWRIALFYVGSVVLLVCLLPWTAYKAGESPFVTFFGALGIPGIGTVMNIVVLTAALSSLNSGLYSTGRVLRSLAQGGSAPASLARMNAQAVPHVGILVTLAIYVFGVLLNYLVPSHVFEIVLNVASLGILSTWGFIIVCQMAFRRAVARGEVEDVTFKMPGAPVTSWLTLAFLCGVVVLMALDYPNGTYTVASIPFVALALWGGWNWVSKHRRTETLSDVMLAQQMRQ, from the coding sequence ATGACTGTCATGGAAAAGTCGCGACCGGACGATGCAACCGCCATCTTCGACAAAAGAAGGTGGCTGGAGTCTCATGAGGCCGATTATCACAAGGCACTCGGCAATCGCCAGGTGCAGATGATCGCGATTGGCGGGGCGATCGGTACGGGGCTGTTTCTAGGCGCCGGCGCCCGTCTGCAGGCCGCAGGTCCATCTCTGGCGATCGTCTATCTCGTTTGCGGCGCCTTTTCCTTTCTCATCCTGCGCGCGCTTGGCGAACTGGTACTGCACCGGCCGAGCAGCGGCAGTTTCGTCTCCTATGCACGTGAGTTCCTCGGCGAGAAGGCCTCCTTCGTGGCCGGTTGGATGTATTTTCTCAATTGGGCAATGACCGGCATCGTCGATATCACTGCCGTTGCTCTCTATATGCACTACTGGGATGTCTTCGCCGGCCTGCCGCAATGGGTCTCGGCGCTCGGCGCGCTGCTGATCGTCGGCTCGATGAACCTTGTCGGGGTCAAGTGGTTTGCCGAGATGGAGTTCTGGTTCGCCCTCATCAAGGTGTCGGCGATCTTGCTCTTCCTTGCCGTTGGCACGTTTTTCCTTGGAACCGGCATGGAGGTCGCCGGCAGTGCCACCGGTCTGCATCTGATCAGCGAGAACGGCGGCCTCTTCCCGAACGGCCTGCTTCCTGCGCTCGTGCTCGTGCAGGGTGTCGTCTTCGCTTTTGCCGGCGTCGAACTGGTTGGTACGGCAGCCGGTGAGTGTTCAGACGCGAAGACCATCTTGCCGCGCGCCATCAACAGTGTGATCTGGCGCATCGCTCTGTTCTATGTCGGCTCGGTCGTGCTTCTCGTCTGCCTGCTGCCCTGGACGGCCTACAAGGCAGGAGAGAGCCCGTTCGTGACATTCTTCGGCGCACTCGGCATACCCGGCATCGGCACGGTGATGAACATCGTCGTGCTGACTGCAGCCCTGTCGAGCCTGAACTCCGGCCTCTATTCCACCGGCCGCGTGCTGCGCTCGCTGGCGCAAGGCGGTTCCGCGCCGGCGTCCCTTGCAAGGATGAATGCGCAGGCGGTGCCGCATGTGGGCATACTGGTGACCTTGGCCATCTATGTCTTCGGCGTCCTGCTCAACTATCTCGTGCCCTCTCATGTATTCGAGATCGTCCTCAATGTCGCCTCGCTCGGGATCCTGAGCACCTGGGGTTTCATTATCGTTTGCCAGATGGCCTTCCGCCGGGCCGTCGCCCGCGGCGAGGTCGAGGACGTGACGTTCAAGATGCCCGGCGCCCCGGTCACCTCGTGGCTGACGCTCGCCTTCCTTTGCGGGGTCGTGGTGCTGATGGCGCTCGACTATCCGAACGGGACCTATACCGTCGCCTCGATCCCCTTCGTCGCGCTGGCGCTTTGGGGCGGATGGAACTGGGTCAGCAAGCATCGGCGGACGGAGACGCTGTCCGACGTAATGCTGGCGCAGCAAATGCGTCAGTGA
- a CDS encoding EscS/YscS/HrcS family type III secretion system export apparatus protein: MDQTAFLAQMQKAMLTVLIASAPALAIAIVIGVSVGLIQALTQIQDQTLPQAVKLVAVMLLLVILGPVLAAQVANFASNTLDIFPALTR; encoded by the coding sequence ATGGATCAAACCGCCTTCCTCGCCCAAATGCAAAAAGCCATGTTGACCGTGCTGATCGCCTCGGCCCCGGCGCTCGCAATCGCGATCGTCATCGGCGTCAGTGTCGGCCTCATCCAGGCGCTGACCCAGATCCAGGACCAGACGCTGCCGCAAGCCGTCAAGCTCGTCGCCGTCATGCTGCTACTCGTGATTCTCGGTCCGGTGCTTGCCGCTCAGGTCGCCAATTTCGCCAGCAACACGCTCGACATCTTTCCGGCCTTGACGCGGTAG
- the sctR gene encoding type III secretion system export apparatus subunit SctR: MGEATTNLIPIIIIVSTIGLIPLAVVTMTGFLKISIVLFLIRNALGIQQSPPNLVLYGVALILTVYVTTPLVGEMYRTLSSERVDVQSTDSMMRAAESLRAPLQSHLERYTDENERQFFMQATERIWSEEARASVKTDSLLILVPAFVSSELTRAFEIGFLLYLPFLVIDLIVSTVLMAMGMMMVSPTLISIPLKIFLFVAVNGWSRLMHGLILSYG, from the coding sequence ATGGGTGAGGCGACCACCAATCTCATCCCGATCATTATCATCGTCTCGACGATCGGGCTCATTCCGCTCGCGGTGGTGACGATGACCGGGTTCCTGAAAATCTCGATCGTTCTTTTCCTCATTCGCAATGCGCTCGGTATCCAACAATCGCCGCCCAATCTCGTGCTCTACGGCGTTGCGCTGATCCTCACGGTCTATGTCACGACGCCGCTGGTCGGAGAGATGTACCGCACATTGTCAAGCGAGCGGGTCGACGTGCAATCGACGGACAGCATGATGCGGGCGGCGGAGTCCCTGCGCGCACCGCTGCAATCGCATCTTGAACGCTACACGGATGAGAACGAACGTCAGTTCTTCATGCAGGCGACCGAGCGCATCTGGTCGGAGGAAGCCAGAGCCTCGGTGAAGACCGACAGCCTTCTGATCCTCGTCCCGGCCTTCGTCAGTTCGGAGCTGACGCGCGCCTTCGAGATCGGCTTTCTGCTCTATCTGCCGTTTCTCGTCATCGACCTCATCGTTTCAACCGTGCTGATGGCGATGGGGATGATGATGGTCTCCCCTACCCTTATTTCCATTCCGTTGAAGATATTCCTCTTCGTCGCGGTCAACGGCTGGTCGCGGCTGATGCACGGCCTGATCCTGAGTTACGGATAG
- a CDS encoding FliI/YscN family ATPase, giving the protein MNEHVLSDPGALIERLRQRALTSETRPLRGRIRRITGIIVHATAPMVRIGELCHLRDPVSGVTVPAEVVGFEDEEAILTPIGDLQGMSTRAEVIATGKTLQIPVCDDLLGRVLNPLGELLDFADDRAIPVVTDTYYPTHRPPPNALQRDLITEPLQLGIRAIDGLLTVARGQRVGVFGEPGVGKSSLLSTIVRGTKADVVVIGLIGERGREVREFIERQLGEEGRKRSVVVVATSDRPAIERVKAAYGATAIAEYFRDQGQDVLLLMDSVTRFARAQREIGLAAGEPPTRRGYPPSLFAALPRLLERAGPGQGGSITALYTVLTEGDGTLDPVAEETKAILDGHIMLGSSLAERNFFPAIDILKSRSRLMESVAGKAHRDHAAHIRTLLARYEQIELLLRVGEYEHGVDPLSDEAIEKHGAIEAFLRQESGDFSSLEETQEQLKRIAS; this is encoded by the coding sequence ATGAACGAGCATGTGCTGTCGGATCCAGGCGCGCTCATCGAGCGCCTGCGCCAGCGGGCGCTCACGAGCGAGACGCGACCCCTTCGCGGCCGGATCCGCAGGATTACCGGCATCATCGTCCATGCGACCGCGCCGATGGTCAGGATCGGCGAACTTTGCCACCTCAGGGATCCTGTTTCCGGTGTGACCGTGCCGGCGGAGGTGGTGGGCTTCGAAGACGAGGAGGCCATCCTGACGCCGATTGGCGATCTTCAGGGCATGTCCACGCGCGCGGAGGTGATCGCAACTGGCAAGACCTTGCAGATCCCGGTTTGCGACGACCTCCTCGGCCGCGTGCTCAATCCCTTGGGAGAGCTCCTCGACTTTGCCGATGATCGTGCCATTCCGGTCGTCACCGACACCTACTATCCGACCCACCGGCCACCGCCCAATGCGCTCCAGCGCGACCTGATCACCGAGCCACTGCAACTTGGGATCCGTGCGATCGACGGGCTGCTGACGGTTGCCCGCGGGCAACGCGTCGGCGTTTTCGGCGAGCCTGGCGTCGGCAAGTCCTCGCTCCTTTCCACCATCGTCCGCGGCACGAAGGCGGATGTCGTCGTCATCGGGCTGATCGGCGAGCGCGGGCGCGAAGTGCGGGAGTTCATCGAAAGACAGCTCGGCGAAGAGGGCCGCAAGCGCTCGGTGGTCGTGGTCGCAACATCCGATCGTCCGGCGATCGAGCGGGTGAAAGCGGCCTACGGTGCGACGGCCATCGCCGAATATTTTCGCGACCAGGGTCAAGACGTCCTTCTGCTGATGGACAGCGTCACCCGTTTCGCCCGGGCGCAACGGGAAATTGGCCTGGCGGCGGGCGAACCGCCGACGCGGCGAGGTTATCCGCCCTCGCTCTTTGCCGCGCTGCCGCGCCTGTTGGAGCGCGCCGGCCCCGGACAGGGCGGCTCGATCACAGCCCTCTATACCGTGCTGACCGAGGGTGACGGCACGCTCGATCCGGTTGCCGAAGAGACAAAAGCCATTCTCGATGGTCACATCATGCTGGGCTCCAGCCTGGCCGAGCGCAACTTCTTCCCAGCCATCGACATCCTGAAGAGCCGCAGCCGCCTGATGGAAAGCGTCGCAGGCAAGGCGCACCGCGATCACGCCGCCCATATCCGCACGCTGCTTGCCCGTTACGAGCAGATCGAACTCTTGCTCCGGGTCGGCGAATACGAGCACGGCGTCGATCCGTTGTCGGATGAAGCAATCGAAAAGCACGGCGCCATCGAAGCCTTTCTGCGGCAGGAGAGCGGCGATTTTTCTTCCCTGGAAGAAACCCAGGAGCAGTTGAAAAGGATCGCATCGTGA
- a CDS encoding FliM/FliN family flagellar motor switch protein: MSISTQTRAGAQEVRTLAEDPSCLPEVAAAHVDALNMLARIRMAFRLSLATATIVIRPEDSTRSLTEPVELAFFIGASAGRFMIPAAALDELAPGLGVRGRIAALSPLQRNILIEEALASNLAELEDRIGEPVRTGPPPDAAGECPIKLCWTIDCGSLPHHAELHLSAAAALKIGKALGGHASGLGALTANLVQPIQLCAGIQHLTTGEYESLGVGDIVMCEQPNGEEPFALIGNHLIASLRRGDSGLVFTSTWRDLRASWEHSAMSKKDTPPSDQLETLADLPVQLVFEIGRAEFPLKEIARMGEGTVLHTSPSLSTPVNIMANGRLVGKGELIRIGEGLGVRVVRLSADG; this comes from the coding sequence ATGAGCATCTCAACGCAGACGCGCGCCGGCGCCCAGGAAGTTCGTACCCTTGCCGAGGACCCGTCCTGCCTGCCAGAGGTCGCGGCCGCCCATGTCGACGCACTCAACATGCTGGCAAGGATCCGCATGGCTTTTCGGCTCTCGCTGGCGACGGCAACCATCGTCATTCGGCCCGAGGACAGCACGCGATCGCTGACGGAACCGGTCGAGCTTGCGTTCTTCATCGGCGCGTCGGCCGGCCGCTTCATGATTCCTGCAGCCGCGCTCGACGAGCTTGCGCCGGGCCTTGGGGTTCGCGGAAGAATAGCGGCCCTTTCCCCTCTGCAGCGCAACATCCTCATCGAGGAGGCACTCGCCTCAAATCTTGCAGAACTGGAAGACCGTATCGGGGAACCGGTCCGGACCGGCCCGCCGCCGGATGCTGCGGGCGAATGTCCCATCAAGCTTTGCTGGACGATCGATTGCGGCAGCTTGCCCCACCATGCGGAACTGCACTTGAGTGCTGCGGCGGCGCTCAAGATCGGCAAGGCCCTTGGTGGGCATGCGAGCGGCCTGGGCGCATTGACGGCAAACCTGGTCCAGCCCATCCAGCTATGCGCCGGCATCCAGCACCTGACCACAGGCGAATACGAAAGTCTTGGCGTCGGCGATATCGTCATGTGCGAGCAGCCCAATGGCGAAGAACCCTTCGCCCTTATCGGCAACCACCTGATCGCCTCGCTGCGCCGGGGCGATTCCGGCCTCGTATTTACGTCTACGTGGCGAGATCTAAGAGCAAGTTGGGAACATTCCGCCATGTCAAAAAAGGATACGCCTCCGTCCGACCAGCTCGAAACGCTGGCAGACCTTCCAGTCCAGCTGGTATTCGAGATCGGCCGCGCCGAGTTCCCGCTGAAGGAAATCGCCAGGATGGGCGAAGGGACGGTTCTTCACACAAGCCCGAGCCTTTCTACCCCCGTCAACATCATGGCGAACGGGCGGCTCGTCGGAAAGGGCGAACTGATCAGGATCGGCGAAGGCCTTGGCGTGCGCGTGGTGCGGCTTTCGGCAGATGGGTGA
- the sctT gene encoding type III secretion system export apparatus subunit SctT translates to MDFLTATSALFDTIYPILAGTAIAMARALGMIVVTPAFVRLGLTGLIRSGVAIAIALPLIPSFTATLAEGQGLSTLMVTGLILKEIIIGVILGVVLGIPFWAAEVAGDLVDLQRGSTSAQLVDPLQATETSIAGTFFVLALVALFFKSGGFSLLADTFYRSYEIWPVTSFSPTLGSGAAMAVLAILDRIMQTGVLLIAPIVLALLIADLMLAYLSRMSPQLHVFDLSLAVKNLIFAVLIVLYLNYLLQYMVAELAILKEAPAMLRSLLGTAPQ, encoded by the coding sequence GTGGATTTTCTCACCGCCACATCAGCGCTGTTCGATACCATCTATCCGATACTTGCGGGCACAGCCATTGCGATGGCGCGCGCGCTCGGCATGATCGTCGTCACCCCTGCCTTCGTGCGGCTCGGCCTTACAGGGCTGATCCGGTCGGGCGTGGCGATCGCCATAGCCCTGCCGCTGATACCAAGCTTCACGGCAACGCTCGCGGAAGGGCAGGGCCTCTCGACCTTGATGGTGACCGGTCTTATCCTGAAGGAAATCATCATCGGTGTCATCCTGGGCGTCGTGCTCGGCATCCCCTTCTGGGCCGCCGAGGTCGCTGGCGATCTCGTCGACCTGCAGCGAGGCTCGACATCGGCGCAGCTCGTCGATCCGCTGCAGGCGACGGAAACCAGCATCGCCGGAACCTTTTTCGTCCTGGCTCTAGTCGCCCTGTTCTTCAAGTCCGGCGGCTTTTCCCTGCTCGCCGACACCTTCTACAGAAGCTACGAAATATGGCCCGTGACCAGCTTCTCGCCGACGCTGGGCTCCGGAGCGGCCATGGCCGTGCTCGCAATCCTCGACCGGATCATGCAGACCGGCGTTCTTTTGATCGCACCGATCGTGCTCGCCCTACTGATCGCGGACCTCATGCTCGCCTACTTGTCGCGCATGTCGCCGCAATTGCACGTGTTTGATCTTTCCCTGGCGGTCAAGAACCTGATCTTCGCTGTGCTGATCGTCCTCTACCTCAACTATCTCCTGCAATACATGGTTGCAGAGCTCGCCATCCTGAAAGAGGCTCCAGCGATGCTGCGCAGCCTCCTTGGAACGGCGCCTCAATAA
- the sctO gene encoding type III secretion system stalk subunit SctO — protein MTRKVDLRQLVELRALRMRRAQEKAQRQLGRHQQAARAAEAARDESLSHEDERRREEDVLYAHLAQGTAGHRDLQSYRGALSAMDHRARQLEEQVHAAEMRERQEAKQKQELAAEYRRKQKLHDRLLFLAEESRREEARRADVVSEMEDEDITHPKSKKRGR, from the coding sequence GTGACCCGGAAGGTCGATTTGCGACAACTCGTCGAGTTGCGGGCGCTTAGAATGCGGCGGGCGCAAGAAAAGGCGCAGCGTCAGCTAGGCCGCCACCAGCAGGCCGCCCGGGCCGCTGAGGCGGCAAGGGACGAAAGCCTTTCCCATGAGGATGAGCGCAGACGGGAAGAAGACGTTCTCTACGCCCATCTCGCTCAAGGCACCGCCGGTCACCGCGACCTCCAAAGTTACCGCGGCGCGCTCTCCGCCATGGACCACCGCGCCCGCCAGCTCGAGGAGCAGGTTCACGCCGCCGAGATGCGCGAAAGGCAGGAGGCAAAGCAAAAGCAGGAGCTTGCGGCCGAGTACCGGCGCAAACAGAAACTGCATGATCGCCTCCTGTTCCTTGCCGAGGAAAGCCGGCGCGAGGAAGCAAGGCGTGCCGACGTCGTCAGCGAGATGGAGGACGAGGACATCACCCACCCGAAGAGCAAGAAGCGGGGAAGGTGA
- a CDS encoding SctK family type III secretion system sorting platform protein, whose amino-acid sequence MAQAQQPAESLSAAALRSGKVTDRSSANGAAAAELENVWAAFRTAPARLVHHRHIVQAYDEAISIEAAVRLQQSDRVQRLLMRLLMDKFDLPDAGFCPCPEPDDLKLLALPPEAVAQHSYLAGAVFWGHALAGEIRSREVALMKERVGDRAFRVAVDNRDLAAGHEIAGGLDALMQAIDVDGRRCWASWQASLPTALAEWLRLRGETGGDDAPFTEPGDAATGAAIVRRLLRHETARDDHTGATVKEER is encoded by the coding sequence TGACGGATCGCTCATCGGCAAACGGCGCGGCGGCCGCCGAACTGGAGAATGTCTGGGCGGCCTTCCGCACCGCCCCGGCCCGCCTTGTTCATCACCGCCATATCGTTCAAGCCTATGACGAGGCGATCTCGATCGAGGCCGCCGTCAGGCTGCAGCAATCCGATCGGGTCCAGCGGCTGCTTATGCGGCTGCTTATGGACAAATTCGACCTTCCGGACGCCGGCTTTTGCCCTTGTCCCGAACCGGACGATCTCAAACTCCTTGCGTTGCCGCCGGAGGCTGTCGCGCAACATAGCTACCTGGCTGGGGCCGTGTTCTGGGGTCATGCGCTTGCCGGCGAAATCCGCAGCCGCGAAGTCGCCTTGATGAAAGAGCGCGTCGGTGACCGCGCTTTCCGGGTGGCCGTCGATAACCGCGACCTTGCCGCGGGCCATGAGATTGCGGGCGGCCTCGATGCCTTGATGCAGGCGATTGACGTCGACGGTCGCAGATGCTGGGCGAGCTGGCAGGCCTCGCTGCCCACTGCACTGGCGGAATGGCTTCGACTGAGGGGTGAGACTGGCGGCGACGATGCTCCGTTCACCGAGCCGGGAGACGCCGCCACCGGCGCTGCGATCGTCAGGCGCCTGTTGCGGCACGAAACCGCCAGGGACGATCACACCGGCGCCACCGTCAAGGAGGAGCGATGA
- a CDS encoding FliH/SctL family protein — translation MNEIPTSPAKKILKQAEGEHWLEGFAFLEAAKAKADQQLAQVRDVVETSRRKGYEAGRLEGERQAAALLLKTTADVNAYLAGIDRQIAELGLAIAEKLLGRFDQAELVANLAQQALQSFQHEREVTITVSPALADRVAEVVERHNGSGALKIAVLADPRLDGNKCVLASAVAVVDAGLDTQLSVIREALLGVRSDRSEPAA, via the coding sequence ATGAACGAGATCCCCACAAGCCCGGCCAAGAAAATCCTCAAGCAGGCCGAAGGCGAACATTGGCTTGAAGGCTTCGCATTCTTGGAGGCGGCGAAGGCCAAGGCGGATCAGCAGCTTGCGCAGGTTCGCGACGTCGTCGAGACGAGCAGAAGAAAGGGCTACGAGGCTGGCAGGCTGGAGGGAGAACGGCAGGCAGCGGCCCTGCTCCTGAAGACCACCGCCGACGTCAATGCCTATCTGGCCGGCATCGACCGGCAGATTGCCGAACTCGGCCTAGCGATCGCCGAAAAATTGCTCGGCCGTTTCGATCAGGCAGAGCTGGTCGCCAATCTGGCGCAGCAGGCGCTTCAATCGTTTCAGCATGAGCGCGAGGTAACGATCACTGTCTCTCCCGCATTGGCCGACCGGGTCGCCGAAGTCGTTGAGCGCCACAACGGCAGTGGCGCGCTCAAGATCGCCGTGCTTGCCGATCCGCGGCTCGACGGCAACAAATGCGTTCTCGCCAGCGCCGTAGCCGTCGTTGATGCAGGCCTCGATACACAATTGTCGGTCATCCGCGAAGCCTTGCTCGGCGTCCGGTCCGACCGATCGGAACCTGCCGCATGA
- a CDS encoding LysM peptidoglycan-binding domain-containing protein — protein sequence MSFRIDIDGKSRYDASSGRAAAVSEEQRRFFIEQINQAVRERTEQGGPKTIDPGTEKVIVVEKGDSLSEIAKENHVSLDDLMAANRIKLTADTAAIDPNDVVIVPLASPELVAQGPVDGKGVPKGEAAFIDDLYGRGNKLAYADDPSKIDYAAEGRDMQRDAGAYLDNLPKAERQAAALRLINSDWLDAGPAGNAVKAAIEERGLKTDEESVMADGIYDRGNRIQYSDDPKIDYQAETGEIAKDLKTYVEKLPEKERSETLQRLYDRDWTDAAPARMAIEDTAKALNVSLRPSTHAGVDAEARARTIIDTANAAGGPDEAFRKLSSAYGSAAPEVQQVLARSDDAKALIDKAADWASKPLADYQPGKGMSNQGDAATTMANLEQLTAGADPRLAVELVSSAMPTIEAANTRKQEKIGGDLIGMNGQADMMTIIDRISGSPGADAIVERFAEIGGYHPNSIPMAIGNGSRLDYPIAIAAKSAAASPDFVVRNIIPNVKQYAASRVNQDVLAYSAHMQELQWLVSNHGRTMTPEQLAKAIEDYKTEKGPEWAKTEKRLEDNIAASGEKLLQQLTALGNLPPELASQQQAVNDEIGKILSDEKTAMAVEIAMKKNPALLDSPAALNLLGAQARLTDRGRKLAEEATTQIIRHKVLPAFTDLQSGDPAALGKARNSLEALKQGKLSQMLGIPKADMDGAIDAVAKSLPEPGETVEQSRAKMATLNDDLNDLKSSSGVRSFANTTGPGQMLRLIGIAATGASVANSATVAQNNPTFRNDLKVVIDAVGLGQRTVEILGGMDRLNADSAAVKHFGSSSRPAVKFLGALSGGFDAWVAFDYFKAGDPLMGSLSAAAAGGTIMAALGTGTMFGPAGLVIVGAAVISQMIVADTRDSNKYMTDTSKRFLAHSELDETTAGALVDQSGDGHSPVPILARYAELKGYRLDQPADRQRFIDWLNSIPKEGLEKLRDNLHHTLDEFGGDPAKLPATTGSDGSYTDAQRLNERYISGQVYIPSLADKIRNGDAAPSSAKQIDVVLVELGIGIPVA from the coding sequence ATGTCCTTTCGCATCGATATCGACGGCAAGAGCCGCTACGACGCAAGCAGCGGTCGCGCCGCCGCCGTTTCCGAGGAGCAGCGCCGGTTCTTCATCGAGCAGATCAACCAGGCCGTGCGCGAACGCACCGAGCAAGGTGGGCCGAAGACGATCGATCCTGGAACCGAGAAAGTGATTGTCGTCGAGAAGGGCGACAGTCTGTCGGAGATCGCCAAGGAGAACCATGTCAGCCTCGACGACCTCATGGCCGCCAACCGCATCAAGCTGACGGCGGACACGGCGGCGATCGACCCCAATGACGTGGTGATCGTGCCGCTCGCCTCGCCCGAGCTCGTTGCGCAAGGTCCCGTGGACGGCAAAGGCGTGCCCAAGGGCGAGGCCGCCTTCATCGATGATCTCTATGGCCGCGGCAACAAGCTCGCCTATGCCGACGACCCTTCGAAAATCGACTATGCCGCCGAAGGCAGGGACATGCAGCGCGACGCCGGAGCCTATCTCGACAACCTGCCGAAGGCGGAACGACAGGCCGCAGCCCTCAGGCTGATCAACAGCGACTGGCTGGATGCGGGCCCCGCCGGCAACGCCGTCAAGGCGGCGATCGAGGAACGCGGCCTGAAGACGGACGAGGAATCGGTGATGGCGGACGGGATCTATGATCGCGGCAACCGGATCCAGTATTCCGACGACCCGAAAATCGACTATCAGGCGGAGACCGGCGAGATCGCCAAGGACCTCAAGACTTATGTCGAAAAGCTGCCGGAGAAAGAGCGCTCCGAGACGCTGCAGCGCCTTTACGACCGCGACTGGACCGATGCGGCACCCGCCCGGATGGCGATCGAAGACACCGCGAAAGCGCTGAATGTCAGCCTGCGCCCCTCGACGCATGCCGGCGTCGACGCCGAAGCCAGGGCACGCACAATCATCGACACTGCAAACGCCGCCGGCGGGCCGGACGAAGCGTTCCGCAAACTCTCTTCAGCCTACGGCTCGGCCGCGCCGGAGGTCCAGCAGGTTCTCGCGCGCTCCGACGACGCGAAGGCCCTGATCGACAAAGCCGCGGACTGGGCATCGAAGCCCCTCGCAGACTACCAGCCTGGGAAGGGAATGAGCAATCAGGGCGATGCCGCAACGACGATGGCTAATCTCGAGCAGCTGACCGCCGGCGCCGATCCGCGGCTGGCCGTCGAGCTGGTCTCTTCCGCCATGCCAACCATCGAGGCGGCGAATACCAGGAAGCAGGAAAAGATCGGCGGCGACTTGATCGGAATGAACGGCCAGGCGGACATGATGACGATCATCGACCGCATCAGCGGCAGTCCGGGCGCCGATGCAATCGTCGAGCGCTTTGCCGAGATCGGCGGCTATCACCCGAACTCCATACCGATGGCGATCGGCAACGGCTCCCGCCTCGACTACCCGATTGCCATCGCGGCCAAGAGTGCGGCGGCCTCGCCCGATTTCGTCGTCCGGAACATCATTCCAAACGTGAAGCAATATGCCGCCAGCAGGGTCAACCAGGATGTCCTTGCCTATTCGGCGCATATGCAGGAGCTGCAGTGGTTGGTTTCCAACCACGGAAGGACCATGACACCCGAGCAACTCGCCAAGGCGATCGAGGACTACAAGACGGAAAAAGGCCCGGAATGGGCCAAAACAGAAAAGCGCCTGGAGGACAACATCGCAGCAAGCGGCGAAAAACTGCTGCAGCAATTGACGGCACTCGGCAATCTGCCGCCGGAACTCGCCTCGCAGCAGCAAGCCGTCAACGATGAGATCGGCAAGATCTTGTCGGACGAAAAGACCGCGATGGCGGTCGAAATCGCAATGAAGAAGAACCCGGCGCTGCTCGACAGTCCGGCCGCGCTGAACCTGCTGGGCGCTCAAGCTCGCCTGACCGACCGGGGCAGGAAGCTCGCCGAAGAGGCAACGACCCAGATCATCCGTCACAAGGTCCTGCCGGCCTTCACCGACCTGCAATCCGGCGATCCGGCCGCACTTGGCAAAGCCAGGAACAGTCTTGAGGCGCTGAAGCAGGGTAAGCTCTCGCAGATGCTCGGCATTCCCAAGGCCGACATGGACGGGGCGATCGATGCGGTCGCCAAGTCCCTGCCCGAGCCGGGCGAGACGGTCGAGCAATCCCGCGCAAAGATGGCCACCCTCAACGACGACCTGAACGATCTGAAGAGTTCGAGCGGCGTCAGGTCTTTTGCGAACACGACCGGCCCTGGCCAGATGCTGCGGCTGATCGGCATTGCGGCCACGGGAGCGAGCGTCGCAAACTCGGCGACTGTGGCGCAGAACAACCCCACTTTCAGAAACGATCTGAAAGTGGTGATCGATGCGGTCGGGCTCGGCCAGCGAACGGTGGAGATTTTAGGCGGAATGGACCGTCTCAACGCCGACTCCGCCGCCGTCAAGCATTTCGGCAGCAGCAGCAGGCCGGCCGTCAAGTTTCTCGGGGCGCTGAGCGGCGGGTTCGATGCGTGGGTGGCCTTCGACTACTTCAAGGCCGGCGACCCGCTCATGGGCAGCCTTTCGGCCGCAGCAGCCGGCGGAACCATCATGGCGGCTCTCGGCACCGGCACGATGTTCGGTCCGGCCGGTCTCGTCATCGTCGGCGCCGCTGTGATTTCCCAGATGATCGTTGCCGATACGCGCGATTCGAACAAATACATGACGGATACCTCAAAGCGCTTCCTCGCCCATTCCGAGCTCGACGAAACCACCGCCGGCGCGCTCGTCGACCAGAGCGGCGACGGCCACAGCCCGGTGCCGATCCTCGCCAGATACGCGGAACTGAAGGGCTATCGTCTCGATCAGCCGGCCGATCGCCAACGTTTTATCGACTGGCTGAACAGCATTCCGAAGGAAGGGCTGGAGAAGTTGCGCGACAATCTGCACCATACGCTCGACGAGTTCGGCGGCGATCCGGCGAAATTGCCGGCGACCACCGGCTCAGACGGAAGCTACACGGACGCGCAGCGATTGAATGAGCGCTATATCAGCGGGCAGGTCTATATACCGAGCTTGGCCGACAAGATCAGAAACGGCGATGCCGCTCCTTCCTCGGCAAAGCAGATCGACGTGGTCCTCGTCGAATTGGGAATTGGAATTCCCGTGGCCTGA